From a single Camarhynchus parvulus chromosome 20, STF_HiC, whole genome shotgun sequence genomic region:
- the TCF15 gene encoding transcription factor 15, which yields MAFTMLRPVAARVLYPDLSMLSEDEENRSESDTSDQSFGCCEGAEARRKLPRKPGPMVMVKQRQAANARERDRTQSVNTAFTALRTLIPTEPVDRKLSKIETLRLASSYISHLANVLLLGEGCEDGQPCFSAIYGAKGDLDSKQPRSICTFCLSNQRKGGSRRDLGGNCLKVRGVTPLRVSRR from the exons ATGGCCTTCACCATGCTGCGCCCCGTGGCCGCCCGCGTGCTCTACCCCGACCTCAGCATGCTCTCGGAGGACGAGGAGAACCGCAGCGAGAGCGACACGTCGGACCAGTCGTTCGGCTGCTGCGAGGGCGCCGAGGCTCGCCGCAAGCTGCCGCGGAAGCCGGGCCCGATGGTGATGGTGAAGCAGAGGCAGGCGGCGAACGCTCGGGAGCGGGACCGGACCCAGAGCGTCAACACGGCCTTCACCGCCCTGCGGACCCTCATCCCCACCGAGCCCGTGGATCGCAAGCTGTCCAAGATCGAGACCCTCCGCCTGGCCTCCAGCTACATCTCCCACCTGGCCAacgtgctgctgctgggcgAGGGCTGCGAGGACGGGCAGCCCTGTTTCAGTGCCATCTATGGCGCCAAGGGCGACCTGGACAGCAAACAGCCCCGCAGCATCTGCACCTTCTGTCTCAGCAACCAGCGGAAAGGG ggcagtCGGAGGGACCTCGGGGGCAACTGCCTGAAGGTGCGAGGGGTGACGCCCCTGCGAGTGTCGCGGAGATGA